The nucleotide sequence CAGATCGGTCGCTCCATGGCGTTCGCAAGAACGCAATCGAGACAGTTGGTGTCGAATCCGCATTTGCTGATATCCGCGAAGAGCTGATCAACAATGCGGCAGACACGCCAGCCATGCTGGAACGGCTTGATCGACGAATCCTGTCACCACTCAATGCCATCAACGTGACCAACTTTCCCAGCCTCGACAGTTCTTTAGGGCTCTTCAGATTTGCGCTCGATAAGAGCACGAATCCCGCATCCTCCTTGGAGACGTCAATCAATCAGTTATCCACGTTGATCGCCCGGTTAGAAGAGGTGCTTGGTGAAATGGCCGAAATGGCTCGATTCGACGCGGTTCTGGAAGAACTCAAGAAAACGATCAACGACGAACTCAAGTTGCTCGAGGAAACCAAGCGGAAGCGTAAGGAAAGAGCGATCCGGGCACTGGAGTGACCGACGGGTGGGCCCGGTGCCGGGAGGTCCGCGAGAGAGGCATAGAATAGCACTGGCCCGAGCGTTCCGGAAACGGAAAACTCGGGCCGCCTGCTTCAACGGAACTTCACTCGGGAAGCTGGTGAGTTCGGCCTTTCCCCGCATTGAGCCGTTCGAACTGCCCGGAGAGAAGAACCAGCTTTTCAGATGTGACCTTCACCGCGGCTTCTGCGTCTGCAACTTGCTTTTGAAGTTCTGGAGTGATCACCGCTTCGGCCGCTGCTTTATCCAATGCGGTCTTGGCCACAGCGGCTGCTTCCGTTGCCAGCTTGAGTTTGTCTGTGCTTTCGGTCACTGACAGCTCCGCCTTTTTAGTCTCTTCTGCAGCTTTCTCTCGAGAAGCTTTCGCCTTATTCAATGCAGCGACCGCTGCGCTCAGGGCCTCTTCCCCGGCTTTGAGCTGCTGATTCGCCTTAGCAGCAGCATCCATCTCTTCCTTCAACCGGTCTGCTAGTGTGTCGAGGTTCTTCCTGGCTGAGGCGGCGGCCTCTTTCAGACTGGCATCGTCGGGACTGGCAGCCAGGGCCGCGTCTGCCTTTTCAGCATCCTTCTTCGCAACTTCAGCCGCTTCGGTTGCGGTTTTCACTTTTGCTTTGTGTTCGCTTGCTGCCTGAAGTGCGGCATCCTTCGCTTTTGCTGCATTCGAGTGCGCCACCTGGGCGGCAGTCAATTCTCCCTCTGATGTCTCAAACGCTTTCCGTCTGGCGTTGAGTTCCGCCTCTGCCTGGGTCTTTGATTTCGTCAGGCGCTCGACTTGGGCGGAGGTGTCTGCCAAGACTTGGGCGGCGGATTCTTCCGCTTTCTTCCGTTCGGCAATTTGCCGGTTCAGCGATTCGAGGTTCGTCGCAGCCTGCTTGGCTGCGGCTTCTGCGGAGGCTTTCGACTGAGCGGCAATTGCGATCTGTTGTTCGAGTGGAGGTGGGTTAGTCAAAAGCTGGCTGACAATGGCTCCATCTTTGGCGTTCCAGACGCGGACGATCCCCGACAGATCGCCTGCCAGCAGAAAATCGTTCTCGGAATCGAATGTCACTTCCATTCCGATATCCGTCAGTCCTCCAAAAGCGCGAATCGCTGTCCCGTTGAAGTCCCAGAGCTTCGCCGTATTGTCGCGACCGGTGGAAGCGATGCGGTTGTCACGAGAGATCTCGATCCCCGTGACGCCTCCTCCGTGTGCACCCCAGTTTTTAATCAGGGTTCCATTCTGCATTTCCCACAACCGAATGGTCGTATCTTCACTGCACGAGGCCAGAATATTGCTATCGGGTGACCAACTGACATCGCTCAGTGCTGCGGTATGTCCGGTCAGTACGTAGAACTCTCGGCCGGTGAATGCTTCCCACACGATCAGGCCATTGCTGCGATCGGCAGTTGCCAGCAAGACGCCATCGGGGCTGAACTCCAGCGCCGTGATCCAGTCGGTGTGTTTGTTTTTCTCGTAGAGTAATTCTCCGGTCGATGTATCGTAAACGCGTACGATTTTCTTGGGGCCACCCAGAGCCACCTGCGTATGGTCTGGGCTGATATCGGCGGCCAGAACAACGTCATACTCAGAACCAACCTCGGCGACTCGCTTGCCCGATTTGACATCCCACAAGACCACCTTGCCCGAGTGGGCTCCGCGTCCACCCCCCGCGAGCAGCCACTGTCCATTGCGACTGAACTTCAGGACGTGTGCCACTCCTTCTGGGAAGGGGAGAATCCCCGCGACTTCGCTTGTCCTCGTGTCATACAGAATGACTTGCTTGTGTCCCGCCACTGCGACGAGTGGCGACCATGGGTTTGCGGCGAGGGCCGTGATGCCATTACCGCGCTGGGAAATGACTACAGGCTCGAGCGGGAGGTTCTCGGGCATCGGAGCTGGGCCGGCAGGACGCTGATTGGAGACCGTCACCATTGCAACGGCCACGTTCTTTTTCGCCTTGGCTTTACTGCCACTGTTTTCGAGAGCCCCCCCCTCGATCCATTTCCGAATTAATTCGAGTTGCTCGTCAGGCAGCTTGGGCTGCTGCGGAGGCATCTTGGGTTCAGATAAGTGCGCTACGACGAGGTAAAGCTGACTTTGCGAAGCGTCACCATCGGTGCGAATCACTTCACCGGAAGCGCCCCCTTGCATGGCCAGGCCATAGTTGTCGAGAACCAGATCCCCTTTTTTGTCATTCGTGTTGTGGCAGGAACCACATTTTTCACGAAAGATGGGCAGAATATGCTGATCGAACGTGATCTTTTCTTCTTTGGGTGCCGCCTTCTCTTCCGCCTGGGTAGATCCCGAAAACAGACTGAGTGCGACCAGACAGATGGCGAAGGAACGCATAACCAATCACTCCACGAATTCATCGGGTCACGAGGACCGCAAAACTGGATTGCGAGAGTCGCATTAAGTGAGCTTCTCGCAGATCAGGTGTTTTCAATTACCGGCCACTCTCGTATGTCGATTGGACAGGATGAGAGGGGGGGGAGTGCCGGGGCGGGGGGGCAACCCCATCAACCCCGGCACCCAGGTTTGCTCGCCCTGGTCGGCTAATGGTTGAACAGGAACTCGCGGCTGTTGAGAAGTGCCCAGAAGATATCTTCGAGCGAACGCTTAATGTCGTTCACTTCGGCAAACAGTGGCCGCAAAGCGCTAATCTCGTCAGGGGTTGGCTTCCGGCTGAGACAGCGAATATAGAGCCGTTCAACGATCTGTTCCGGGGTGAGGTTTTCGCCCTGCAAGCTTGCGACCAAGCCTCCCTGAACAATCTTCTGGTTCGATGTTTCGCCATTGAGGAGATGAAGCGCTTGTGAAAGCGTCGGTTCCATTTTGACTTCACACGAACAGGCCGTCTCGCGCGTGGCGCGCCCGAACGTCGTCAGAAAGTAGGTGCTGGTTGCGCCGTCGGCGATCTGGACCGCTCGTGCTCCCACAGGCAGTAATGGAAACTTATCCTGGGTGGACGTGACCTGGCTGATGATATCCAGCATCGACTCGGCCTTGATGCGTCGTAGCGTTTGCGAGGCGAAGTTGCGTTCGTCCGTGGCGTTGCTGGCGTTCTTTTCGGTCGAACGCTGATAGGCCTCTGACCGGCAAATGTCCCGTACCAATGACTTGAAGTTGTAATTTGATTCTGTGAACCGTCGCGCAAGTTCGACAAGGAGTGGTTCGTTCGATGCGGGGTTACTGACGCGGACATCGTCGACAGGCTCCACAATCCCGATACCGAAGAAGTGGTGCCAGATCCGGTTCACGAAGTTCTGAGCAAAGTAGGGATTTTTGGGAGAAGCAAGCCATTCGGCCAGGACTTCACGTCGATCCTTTCCGGCGACATCGGCAGGGCCACCTCCGAGGAACTCGGGAAGCATGACGCGACCGCCGACGGGATGATTGACTTCGCCACCTCCCGCGTTGAAGACAATTGTCTCACGATAATCTTCACCTTGTTTACGCCCCACTTGCCTGAAAAATGCGGCGAACGAGTAGTAGTCATCCATCGTCCAGCGATCAAACGGGTGGTTGTGACACTGGGTGCACTGGATGCGCATTCCCATGAAGATCTGAGCGA is from Schlesneria sp. DSM 10557 and encodes:
- a CDS encoding c-type cytochrome domain-containing protein, whose protein sequence is MRSFAICLVALSLFSGSTQAEEKAAPKEEKITFDQHILPIFREKCGSCHNTNDKKGDLVLDNYGLAMQGGASGEVIRTDGDASQSQLYLVVAHLSEPKMPPQQPKLPDEQLELIRKWIEGGALENSGSKAKAKKNVAVAMVTVSNQRPAGPAPMPENLPLEPVVISQRGNGITALAANPWSPLVAVAGHKQVILYDTRTSEVAGILPFPEGVAHVLKFSRNGQWLLAGGGRGAHSGKVVLWDVKSGKRVAEVGSEYDVVLAADISPDHTQVALGGPKKIVRVYDTSTGELLYEKNKHTDWITALEFSPDGVLLATADRSNGLIVWEAFTGREFYVLTGHTAALSDVSWSPDSNILASCSEDTTIRLWEMQNGTLIKNWGAHGGGVTGIEISRDNRIASTGRDNTAKLWDFNGTAIRAFGGLTDIGMEVTFDSENDFLLAGDLSGIVRVWNAKDGAIVSQLLTNPPPLEQQIAIAAQSKASAEAAAKQAATNLESLNRQIAERKKAEESAAQVLADTSAQVERLTKSKTQAEAELNARRKAFETSEGELTAAQVAHSNAAKAKDAALQAASEHKAKVKTATEAAEVAKKDAEKADAALAASPDDASLKEAAASARKNLDTLADRLKEEMDAAAKANQQLKAGEEALSAAVAALNKAKASREKAAEETKKAELSVTESTDKLKLATEAAAVAKTALDKAAAEAVITPELQKQVADAEAAVKVTSEKLVLLSGQFERLNAGKGRTHQLPE